One genomic segment of Vicinamibacteria bacterium includes these proteins:
- the rpsF gene encoding 30S ribosomal protein S6 codes for MRTYEMMYILDPTLDEDGSTALVGKIEELISRQGVEIESTEPWGKRRLAYRIKGHWEGNYILSYLKAPPAAISEIERRLRVTDGVLRFLTVRVDEERVKQERRKSRRAEKDAARRERRVRRSRETPVAEASPDGSAPDDESISDESVKEI; via the coding sequence TTGCGTACGTACGAGATGATGTACATTCTCGATCCCACGCTGGACGAGGATGGGTCGACGGCACTGGTCGGGAAGATCGAGGAGCTGATTTCCAGGCAGGGTGTCGAGATCGAGAGCACCGAGCCCTGGGGAAAGCGCCGACTCGCGTACCGGATCAAGGGTCATTGGGAGGGTAACTACATCCTGAGCTACCTGAAGGCCCCGCCCGCGGCAATCTCCGAGATCGAGCGACGTTTGCGGGTCACTGACGGGGTGTTGCGGTTCTTGACGGTGCGTGTGGACGAAGAGCGAGTGAAGCAGGAGCGGCGCAAATCACGGCGAGCCGAGAAGGATGCCGCCCGCCGGGAACGCCGGGTGCGGCGGTCGCGCGAGACGCCGGTCGCGGAGGCATCCCCCGACGGGAGTGCGCCGGACGACGAATCGATTTCCGACGAGTCGGTAAAGGAGATTTGA